TTGGAGAGTGCTTCTTGGTAACCAGATTTAACCATGGCTGGGTGGAGCTGCCTTGTGACGGGTGCAGGAGGGTTTCTGGGTCAGAGGATCGTTCGCTTGTTGGTGGAGGAGAAGGAGCTGCAGGAGATCCGGGCACTGGACAAAGTTTTCAAACCAGAACTGCGGGAGGAATTTTCTAGTAAGTGAATTTGAGTTCGTGGGTGGGTAGCTCCCTCTTAactgccccccccgcccctgccgcACAGGTATGAGGAGGGGGTCTTGTCCAGCAAATTAAGGAAAGTTGTAGCCAAATCAAGGCTGATCCCCTGTCCAGAGTCATCAGAAAGGAAAGCACAGGTGGTGTAGTATAAGAGATACAGGGCTACAGGAGGCTGGGTCTGACCCTGATCTGGAACTAGAGATACGGCTGACTGTAGGCCAGCCACTCTGGCCTCTAggtctcttttcttctcatttataaaatcGCGTATCTCTCTCTTGTCAACAACTCTTGAATGTTCTGAAGATTGTGGACTTGGCAATGGCTGTGCAACATCTACAAAGGGCAAGCAAGCACCATTAACCTGCAGAAGCTACCAGTGGGTCCCTGCCCCTCTTGATTGCCCTGGTCTTTCTGTGGCTTCATTGAGCATCTCCagtgaaagtgaaataaaaggaagtgaaggtgaagctgagtgtgtgtgtgtgtgtgtgtgtgtgtgtgtgagagagagagagagagagagagagagagacggggtgggaggaagggaggtggagAGGACATGCAGCGCACAGTGTGGGAGGGAGCCAGAGACAGAATGTGAGGCTCCAGAGTGTGGACCCTCATGTGGATTCCCCGTACATCTCTTCTTCCCATTGGTCCCTGCTCATCAGCACCAAAGAGTGGCTGCAGGGTCTGCTCACCCCTCTGCTGTTTGCCCAGACTGCTGCCCTCGGCGCAAATGCAAAAGTTAGATTTATAACACCTGTTTCACCCCCCAAATCCTCAAAACAGCCCTGTGAGGAAGGTAGGAACAGGGTctgattcccccccaccccccgccgacAGGAtgttgaggaaattgaggtacaCGAAGCTAAAGCGACTTGCTGAGGCCCTCTGAGTAACGGACCGCGGGGCTCAGAGTAGAGCCTCATCACAGACGCCCCAGTCATATGGTTCCAGGGCTGCCCCTTGGCAAAGTGAGTCTTCAGtctctcccatttccccactGTGCACCCCCAAAGCaatccctgtctccctccccagcccctgcggACCAGGTGTCAACATGCAGGCCCTGGGTGCCCAGAAGAACCCACCTCTCCACccggagcccccacccccacccgccctcCAGGACTGTGCTCATcactcttctcctcctctttcctgtgCTCTGAACATCTCAGATGTCCTATTTCCTCTACCCTTTGCTTCAACGGTGCCTCTGATGAACACATATGAACATACGTGATCAACATCAACTGTCTGCAATCCCTATGTCTCAGTAATACTTACAGTCTGACAGCTGATGCCCGGAAAAGGCAATGTTCAACCTAGAAGAAGGGTTCCCCAGTGTGACCAGTCAGGTGGTGTCCGGGACGGGCAGGGGCCTCTGTCCAGATCACAATGGAGAATCCTCACAGTGGtctttctgtgccaggcacttcgCTAAGTGTTCTATGCATGCCAGCTCATTTGCTCCTTGTAACAACTCTAGGGGATAGGTTAatattgttctctttttaaagacgAGAAAGCAGGCACAGAAAGGTGTCTTAGTCTGTCAAGGCTGCTACAACAATATACCACAGGCTGGGCGGCTTAAACCcatcagaaattttatttctcacagttctggggacaGAAATCCAAGAGCAAAGCAGAGTCATGCTCAAGTGAGAACTCCCTTTCTGGTTCAGAGCCTGTGTCttcttgctgtgccctcacaGGGTACAAGGGAAGAGGGCTttctctgggatctcttttataagaataTTGATCCTCTTCATGAGGGTCAAACCCTCACGACCTGATCACCTTCCCAAGGCCCCATCTTCTAACAGCATCACATTGGCATTAGGATTTccacacatgaatttggggggacacaaacactcTGATCATAGCAAAGGCTAACTTGTTCAAGGTCCCCCAGCTGAAAAATGGCAACCCTGGAATTGAACCCAGAAAGTCTAACTGCAGCGGCTGTGCTCTTAGCCACTAATTTGTCTAGTAGTTTCTCTTTGGGCCTCCCTACAACGCAGCCCACACCACATAAGCAAGGGGGTATATTCGGGCTACGCAGAATCCTTGCGGAGTCCACAGAGccgcggggagggagggagctacGCCTCCACCACCAAGACATCCGCAGCGCCCTCTGCTGGTCTCTCTGCACCCCTGCAAACTAGTACGTTGATCTGAGCCTGTCTGCTGAAGTCAGCCTTGGAGacagaagaagggagggggaaaggcagaggtgGAGACACAATCAGAGAAAATCCTAATGATTCCCAGCAGtgtttcccctgcctctcttCTTGGAGCTGCCCAACAGTGGGAACTTGCCCAGGGCAGAGCAGACTTGGCAGAAGCTTAGGGAGACCAGGTGGGTCTTCCAAGTTGCAACCCAGGAAGGAAATTTCCCTGCTCTGCATTTTTCACTCTGAATTTCTCTGTCACTGTTCTCTGGCCTCCATTGCCGATTTCAGTTACATTGTCTTAtcctttaaatacatacatacatacatacatacatagactTATCCTTAATCtgcctcagaaaaaaaaatgctagtcCTGCATTTGGGTGACAGAGGAAAGAGACCAAAGCTTGAAGGCAGCGGGGGCAGGCTTGAGTCTTCACAGGAAGTGTGATTTAGCCCTGCCCCTTAACCTGTCTCTggctcagtttccttgcctgtaTAGTGGAGATCAGAATACCTATGTCATGAGATAGctgtgaaagaaaaattagaacactTGTGAAAATTGTGTGCAAAGCAGAAAGCACAAAATAAGTGTACGGTATTTATCCAAACTATATGTAGCACCGTGTTTCGTTCACGGCCTAGTTTGAGGTGATGATGTTACTGGCAGTGCCCCTTCTGGTGGATTTCAGAGGAGCTGAAGACGCTGAGGTTGAATCCACTGCCCTTGGCTAGATGGCCAGAATGTTAGTCCCTTGGTGGCTGACTCAGTTTCAGCACTGATATCTGCTTTAGATGATATCTaataaggtttgttttttttttttttttcagttaaaccTCTCATTTGGGCCCATCCTAAATTCTCTGTTACTGGCTCCACTATCCTTCTGGTCACCTAAGCAGGAAATACTCGGGCTGACATggactcttcctcttcctctcggCCTCTCTCCTGTAAGAACCAGGACCTGTCTGGATAAGGTCTGAAAAGTCGAGCCTGTgtatccctcccttccctgctcctgctgtgGGAGCCCTGGTTCTGTCCTCCTCTTCTGAACTTTGCTGCAGACATTCTCTTGATTGCTGTCTCGATTACTCTCTCAATGcctttgctctctctcagatGCACCACACGATCCATTTTATATACTGCAGCCAGGGTTGGCCACACCTACACCACAACTCTGTTTATGTTTCTGTCCTCATTCCAAATCCATGCGTGATTCCTCATTCCCTACAGaattaaattcaaattctttcttgGTGTATCCACTCTCCATAATCACCCTACTCTCCTTAATGAATTTTATGAACTTCCCATGAATCTCTTTAACAGCTTTCGTCCCAGGCATACTTGACTCCTCACTgcacaaattctttctttcttttctttttttttaagaataaaatgggGTGGAAACAGATGTTTGCTCTTTCCCAATAAATGCTACACATTGTGATTTCTGTGCCTTTGTTTACTTGTTCTTTCCATGGATATTTCTCTCATCCCCACCATCCCCCTGGGTAAACGCCACCTTTTATCAGGAAACTTCCAGATCCAGAAAGCCTTCCAATGACCTGACTCATGTTCACACAGAGCTCCAGAGCAAGACCAAGGTGATCATGGTGGAAGGAGACATTCTGGATGAGCAGTGCCTGAAGAGAGCCTGCCAGGGCATCTCAGTTGTCATTCACACCGCCTCTGTCATTGACGTCATGAATATCCTTCACCGAGAGACCATGATGAATGTCAATCTGAAGGGTATTGTATCCCAGGGAGGATATGGAGTGAGGTGGGAGAATGAGGCTCATAAAACAGaacaggaagggaggagaggcccCCATCACTGAACACCCGCTGAGCTTGCTCCAGCTGCTTTTTCTTATCACTACTGAGAGATTCAAGGCTGTTATGCTCagttttttagatgaggaaactagggcTGAGCAaagctaagtaacttgtccaagtcCCCCTGAGTAGGAAAGCTAGAATTTAAACCCACACCTGTGTATCTCCAAACATCACAAAAGCTCTTTTTACTGCAGCTCCAATCAAGCGTCGACTCCAATCCAACCTTAAACTCTTGTGATCCAACTACCCATTGCTTCCCCTAGGCTAGGACCAGACCTTACAAGTGCCTCCCTGGTCATCATTTTAGCCCTTCTTGTGCACCTTTAAGTGAATGGTCACACAGTAAGGCTGAGAACTAAGAGGTCTGTGATAGGAAGGGCCCCCATGACCATTACGAGTGAAGGGCCACAGCTCCGGGCCAATTCCTTCAGGCAGGATTCCTGTGTGGAGTCACCCAGCATCATGAGAACATCTAGCACCTTCCTGCTCACCCCAAAGAAGGATTCCTCTCAAGAGACCTGCAAAGCTAGTTCACCGCAGTCTAGCAGGACAGAATTACCCAGGACTGGCCTTCCCATGATATCTTCTTAATGATAATCGCTTCCTCTTATCCATAAGAGCACTTCTTCCACTCACTGCTGGGTGTGCTATTAAAGGGTCATTTCTAGCTAGATGCCCAAATACACCCTCCTTAGAGCCTCATCCCTCAAATGCCTGGTGGCTCTTTCTGGATTACGGCTTTCCAATCTAATTTAAAACTAGACACATTTGCTTAAGGGGTTGGCTTAAATCCCTTATTAGCTTCGCATGCGAAGTCATCCTTCTGGACCCTGGAGGCCAGTCTCTCTACCACCACAGGATCCCAACCCCCAATCCCATCCGGTTTTCATGCCCTGGTCTACAAAGTAAGTCGTTACGCAGAGGCTCCTTTCCTACAGCAATAATTGCTTTAGGGTCTCCAGCCTAAAGTAGCACAATCCTAAAAAAGACCCTTTCTAGTTTCTACTTAGCCATACCCTCACCACTCCCACGCTGCAAACAGGGTACCAGGTTAACCGAATTTTCCTTCTTGGCCTCCTCTGCTAATTCCTGCTCTCCAGGACTCCCAACAACAGGGGATTTGAAATCCCTGAGAAGTGGTAGAGATATCAGTTAATTAAAGCTAATGTCATTTCCAGGTTTAGAAGATACTTCAAATAATGGTCATTTCCCCCTCTGCAGGTCAATTAGCCCCCAGTTTTTTCAGCctctggatttgattttttttttaaatgagcctgTCGCTCCTGAAAATCAAATTGCACAAAGACCttaagaaggatttttttaatatcagaaaaaaatgagaactaaaaACGATGCTTTGACAGGGGTATTCTTTCTTATGGGGAAGGTGCTCTGCGTTACCTCCCCCAACTAAAGGGATTCTGCAAGCTCCTCCTGCCGTAAGAATTAACCACCAGAGGGCACACTCCCCCTTCCAGTTCTCCACCAAGCTCAACACAGAAGGCCAGGGGCCAGGCTCCAGAATACTAAGTAAAAGGAAGGTTTATCACCCCACTTTTCAGATCTGGGTAAAAGAAGTCACAGTCAGAATTAGGAGTGGCCTTTGAAGGGAACACTCAATCAGGACTAGGTAAAATTCTAGTACATATTCTGAGAGTATGGCctcctaattattttttatttaaaataataaataataaaataataaactgtttttaACGAGGTGGTAGGGATAAGTGATAATTTTCTAAGGTCTTCACTCAGCAAAATATAACATGGCAACCCTCTGTCCTTTCCCAAAATTCAATGTACACACACAGGTCCAGGGAATCCAAAAAGCCTAGAAATTCTTGCTCTCCAGAACAGAAATGTTGGTTTCTTCTCATTGTTGCCTTTTTCCTATGGCTATAGCATGCTCAGATCTTAGCCGGAGACACAGAGGAATGCACTCCTGATCTGCAGTAACCACCTcacagggggcaggggctggacaTGGTCTGTGGGCATGATTGGCCCTTTGGGTTATTTGTTGACTGACACTGATGGTGTACTCCCCACGGGCAGGTACCCAGCTCCTGTTGGAAGCCTGTGCCCAGGCTAGTGTGCCGATCTTCATCTATACCAGCACCATAGAGGTGGCTGGGCCCAACTCCTACAGGGAGATCATCCAGAATGGCCACGAAGAAGAGCATCGTGAATCGACATGGTCTACTCCTTACCCCCACAGCAAAAAGCTTGCAGAGAAGGCGGTGTTAGCTGCTAATGGGTGGGCTCTTAAAAACGGTGGCACCTTGCACACTTGTGCCTTAAGGCCCATGTATATTTATGGGGAAGGAAGCATATTCCTTTATAACTTTATATACGAGGCCCTGAGGAACAATCACATCCTGACGCATAATGCCAAGTTCTCTGTAGTCAACCCCGTCTATGTTGGCAATGTAGCCTGGGCTCACATTCTGGCCTTGAGGGCCCTACGGGATGCCAAGAAGGCCCCAAGTGTCCGAGGACAGTTCTATTATATCTCAGATGACACACCTCACCAAAGCTATGATGACCTCAATTACACTTTGAGCAAGGAATGGGGCTTCTCCCTTGATTCCAGAAGGAGTCTTCCTGTGTTTCTGACGTACTGGCTTGCCTTCCTGCTGGAAATAGTGAGCTTCTTGCTCAGCCCAATTTACACATATCAACCCTCCTTCAACCGCCACACAGTGACATTGTTGAATAGTGTATTTACCTTCTCCTATAAGAAAGCTCAGCGGGATCTGGGGTATAAGCCACTCTTCAGCTGGGAGGAAGCCAAGCAGAAAACCACGGAGTGGATTGGCTCCCTGGTGAAACAGCACAAAGAGACCCTAAAAACAAAGACTCACTGATCTGGGGGTGACAAGGACGTAGATGCAGGTGTTGTTGGGAGACGTCTATCAAGCTGTCCCCCTCTGGCTTCCTACAGAAAGAAACAAGGCCACAAGCCCAGGTCCCACTGTCTCCATTTTATAAGATGGCCGCCTTACTATTTTCCTCCTACCACCGGAAACCTTCCCAGTCCCTGGCCCAGTCGAAAGTTTTCTGTCCTGCCCACACACCAGGGGACAGACAAGGAGACTTGCTGCAGCTGCTAGGATGAAAACCTCCACTGCCAGCTCTGAGCTATTCAGGCCTCTTTCATGTGGAGTTCTGCCTCTTAGTTCCATTTCCTTTGTTACATGCAAAGCATTTCTTATGTTTTACAAATTCTTATTCCTACACACAGCTCAGTGAAAAgagtaataaatgttttaatgccTGATCTGGAGGACACTGTGGTGGACGTGAATACataccttcctccttcccccgcCATTTCTAGGGATCATTATATCCTATTTAGAAAAGCAGCATGGAACAGAGGTAGGCAGAAGTGggtgtggaggggcgcctgggtggcacagcggttaagcctctgccttcggctcagggcgtgatcccagcgttgtgggatcaagccccacatcaggctcttctgctaggagcctgcttcttcctctcccactccccctgcttgtgttccctctctcgctggctgtctctatctctgtcaaataaataaataaaatcttaaaaaaaaaaaaagtgtgtgtggaGGAGGGGGGAATTAAGATCGACTAAGCACCTGCTATGTTTCAGGCAAATATCACTTCATTTAACCCTCTTCAGAAGTCCGGGAGGTAGGGATTATTACTGCCTTTTATTGATAAGGAAACTTGATCATCGGATACCACTCACTAACTGCTAAGTGACCAGGACATTTAGCCCAGATAGACTGACTTGAAAGCCCCTATCTGTCCACTGAATCTTGCAGCCTGAACTGCCTAAATTTACAGCACCagtgagggtggggtggaggagttTGTCTGCAGTGCAACAGAGCACGGCACATTGGGAGAGGCCGGCTCCTTTGAGTCACCTCCTTCTTGCCCAGCCCTGTGCAGGGGGCTCCCTAGGACCCAGGAGAACCCCtgaggggcagctgggagggTCTGCAAGCCCTTGCCAGGTGGCCTGGGGgtaggggaaggagaagcagagacacaACCAGCCTCTACCACCAATGTCAGTGTCCTTGAAGACCCCTAGGACCCACAGGGGCCACCCTGGCAATTCAAAGCCAGTATCTAACCTTTCAAATCTCATCATGAAACCACAGCACGGGTTCCCAGGAAAGTGAAGGGAACAGGTATGAACTCCTCTAAAACTTTGTTTCCTACCCAAGGCAAGAGGTAGAGAGGTCtattgcccctccccccgcccctggaAGAATCAACTCCTCCCTACTTTTtgtcctctccccatctctctcttatCTTACACTGTCTGCTAGGATGAAGAGTAATCCCTCCACCTCCTTAGCCTCTGTTCTTACCCTCCATCTTCCCCTTCATCACTGGCCTGTGCATCCATCATCCTTCTCTGTCGCCCTCAGCAGAGGAGGCCAACCAAGGCAGGTTTGGGGACTTGAATGATGACATAGTTATCAACTGAAAAGAGGACCAACAGTCCAAAGAAACACTGTCAGGGCCAGCAAAGACTGCATGGCCTGAAGCAGGTGAGAAGGTGGCTGTCGGGCTCGGAGTGTGGGGGTGAGAGCTGCCTGTCTCCAGATGGGGCTGTTGCTGTCTTTATGAACCAGAGCCACGGAAGAGTCACACCCAACATCCAGATGGCTTCTTTCTTATCCAGGGAATGTACAGATTATGAATTCAGTTGAATTTGATTACCCCAAAGGAAACAGTTTGTGCTTTCATTctaaggaggaagggaaaaaatagaatattctatCAGGGACAAAGTTTTCTTATCACCTTCAAAACTCCAAGGGCCAGAGGATCAGCAGGGGGCATCGGAGCAGAGTGGCCCCATACTGCGGGGGTACGGGGTAGGTAAGAATGAAACGCCCCCTCCTGCTTTCCTCCAGGGCACAGAACACAAGAGGCAGCCCCTGTCCAGCTCCCGTGCAGTGCACACACGTTTACCCATGCATGTCaggagccagggaagggaagaagggtggCAGGATCTGGGACAAGGGCCGCTCAGCTGAGTTTTTAGCCTAGTGAGATTCCATATCTATGAACCCACTAGGGCATTctcacagggaagggaaggagcatGCTGTGGCCAGAGGGCAAGTGTAAGCAGAGACAGGGGAGAGGGGATGTGACCAGCTGGTGGTCTAGCTGAATAAGCATAAAGGCCTGGGAATGTTTGGGGCCAAGAAGTTGGCCCTTCTTACTTACACTGGGCACAGAACTGAGGGCTCCCAGCCTTTAGAGCTAATGCACAGaagcccccgcccccctcccttctctgctccctcccctccctacccctccttctcccccctccttccccctcccttctcctcctcttttctgcCTCCTCACCTCTGTCTCCATGcccttcccccccttttctttcgtggccccctcccccacctggatGTAGCACAGATAGGGTGAGTACGTGAATGAAAGTGCACGTAAGTGCTCAGCCACCTGGTTAAGCCCTAAGAGTAGGTGAGGTTAAGCCCTAAGGGTAGGTGAGTCTGGGGAACAGAGCTCACCTGATGTTTTGCGGGGGGGGTGAAGCCCCACAGAGCAGTGGGACCTCAGCTAGGTCTTTAAGGACAGATGGGACTTCGGTAGAAGAATGAAGCGTGCCAGACAGGTGAGGAGCCTGAGCAGTGGTATGAAGGAGAGCGTGaagtgtggaggtgggagggaaggagggcgaAGGGGAGTGAGGAGGCTGGCCTGCCAGGTGGGAAGGGTTTACAACCAGGGTAGATTAGATAGCTAAGGGTGTCAGATAGGACGATGAGGCTGGCCTCAGGGCAGGCATGGAGTGGGCAGGTGGGTGAATGGCTGAGCGAAGGGCCcacaggaagggggcaggggcctGAAGGGGTGAGAGAGGGTGAGGCAGACCAGAAGGCCAGCCAGAGGAGCTGTTGTAGAAACCCAGAGACCCTGTCTTTCACCCCACGTATAAAATTCTCACTCACTCTGTTAACATACAAAGAGCAATAACAAAAGCTGACTCTCACTAGTAAGTCGAAATATCCAAGAGCTGAAGTCTGCGTAAAGGGCAGGGCAGCTCCGGGTTAGGATGGGCCTCCTCATCCCTGGCATCCCGACAGCTCCAGGCAGTCTGACTCACCCTGAGATGGATGAAGCTATCACGGGAGGTCATCGAAGAGATGTGACCGCTGATTGACCCTCAAGCTGGACCAGGGCTCTggaggctcctcacccctcccctgtccttggaatgctGGCCCTGCTTGCCTGTCCCattcccagaggctgctccaaggacgcAGCCTTGAGATAATGATGTGGGGTTAAGAACACCTGCAGAgtatccctggggcgcctgggtggctcagtcgttaagcgtctgccttcggctcagggcgtgatcccggcgttgtgggatcgagccccacatcaggctcttccgctaggagcctgcttcttcctctcccactacccctgcttgtgttccctatctcgctggctgtctttctctgttaaataaataaataaataaataaataaataaataaataaataaataaaatctttaaaaaagaacacctgCAGAGTATCCCTGACCAAACCCAGTGAAGGCCTCTTTAGAAACTTTAAAGATCTGGCATGTGGGCGCAGGGATCCATTCGTCCTGGGGCCACCCAAGACAAAGCTCATAAGTAAGGTATCTTTGCTTATGAcaactgccacctaccaacctggagtggcccttgggtctctccctgccctctgattGTAGGAACTGGTTGCAGATTATACCCTGACACCCAGGAAGCTCCCATGAGGATGGCGAGCCAAGTGTGTATCACGGTTCATGTGAATATCCATGCTTTTTTCCTGAAGATACTTCAACGCGTTCTCTTACAAAGTGCTGGCCCAGAGCCTCCCGGGGGTCTTATGTAATACATGATATTACCTTATTACCTcattaaaatctaaaagaaatctgaatttcaaaacACATCTAGCCTGTAGAGTTTTGGACCAAAGATCATGGACCACTGACAGCAGTATATGTGCCAGGTGTtgctttaaataatttgctcGAGGTCATCCAGCGAGTTCGGTTCGGGTCTAGTAATCCAAGGACTTCCAGGGGTCCACATGAAGATGTGAGCCTCACACGCCTGCGGG
This window of the Ailuropoda melanoleuca isolate Jingjing chromosome 2, ASM200744v2, whole genome shotgun sequence genome carries:
- the HSD3B1 gene encoding 3 beta-hydroxysteroid dehydrogenase/Delta 5-->4-isomerase isoform X1, producing MAGWSCLVTGAGGFLGQRIVRLLVEEKELQEIRALDKVFKPELREEFSKLQSKTKVIMVEGDILDEQCLKRACQGISVVIHTASVIDVMNILHRETMMNVNLKGTQLLLEACAQASVPIFIYTSTIEVAGPNSYREIIQNGHEEEHRESTWSTPYPHSKKLAEKAVLAANGWALKNGGTLHTCALRPMYIYGEGSIFLYNFIYEALRNNHILTHNAKFSVVNPVYVGNVAWAHILALRALRDAKKAPSVRGQFYYISDDTPHQSYDDLNYTLSKEWGFSLDSRRSLPVFLTYWLAFLLEIVSFLLSPIYTYQPSFNRHTVTLLNSVFTFSYKKAQRDLGYKPLFSWEEAKQKTTEWIGSLVKQHKETLKTKTH
- the HSD3B1 gene encoding 3 beta-hydroxysteroid dehydrogenase/Delta 5-->4-isomerase isoform X2, yielding MVEGDILDEQCLKRACQGISVVIHTASVIDVMNILHRETMMNVNLKGTQLLLEACAQASVPIFIYTSTIEVAGPNSYREIIQNGHEEEHRESTWSTPYPHSKKLAEKAVLAANGWALKNGGTLHTCALRPMYIYGEGSIFLYNFIYEALRNNHILTHNAKFSVVNPVYVGNVAWAHILALRALRDAKKAPSVRGQFYYISDDTPHQSYDDLNYTLSKEWGFSLDSRRSLPVFLTYWLAFLLEIVSFLLSPIYTYQPSFNRHTVTLLNSVFTFSYKKAQRDLGYKPLFSWEEAKQKTTEWIGSLVKQHKETLKTKTH